From Phaeocystidibacter marisrubri, the proteins below share one genomic window:
- a CDS encoding HU family DNA-binding protein: protein MNKAELIDAMAADAGISKAQAKKALDSFTGNVAGALGKGGRVSLVGFGSFSVSKRAAREGRNPQTGAPIKIAAKNVAKFKPGAELNDKLN from the coding sequence ATGAACAAAGCTGAATTGATCGACGCGATGGCTGCTGATGCAGGTATCTCTAAAGCACAAGCAAAAAAGGCCCTTGACTCATTCACAGGTAATGTAGCAGGTGCACTTGGTAAAGGTGGCCGTGTTTCTCTAGTAGGATTCGGTTCTTTCTCTGTATCTAAGCGCGCTGCACGTGAAGGTCGTAACCCACAAACTGGTGCTCCGATCAAAATCGCTGCTAAAAACGTAGCTAAGTTTAAGCCAGGTGCTGAGCTCAACGACAAGTTGAACTAA
- the fmt gene encoding methionyl-tRNA formyltransferase, protein MKARIVYMGTPEFAVAPLEALIQSQHEVVAVVTVPDRQAGRGRKPTPSAVKVCAEKHNLPILQPEKLRDEQFQAELVSYNADLFVVVAFRMLPTSVWSMPKLGTFNLHASLLPDYRGAAPIHWAVINGEEKTGVTTFLIDEEIDTGNILLQAETSIGANETTGELYHRLMDLGSPLVVETVDGLLSGKLEGKTQKHVDSPKNAPKLFREHQYVPLNDIAEAAHNRVRGLTPFPAPLIVLETSSGERIEAKVANSTYEEGQIGECGTLEWRKNELAIQCKSGLLILGEIQWPGKKKMGVADFKNGYTEYSELKALCTP, encoded by the coding sequence ATGAAGGCACGTATTGTATACATGGGCACCCCTGAATTTGCGGTAGCCCCACTTGAAGCATTGATTCAATCTCAACACGAAGTGGTGGCGGTTGTAACCGTACCCGATCGTCAAGCTGGTCGCGGAAGAAAACCAACTCCAAGTGCAGTTAAGGTATGTGCCGAAAAACACAACCTACCCATACTACAGCCCGAAAAATTGAGGGACGAGCAGTTCCAAGCTGAGCTCGTGTCGTACAATGCAGATCTATTTGTGGTGGTTGCCTTCCGTATGCTCCCTACTTCAGTTTGGTCCATGCCAAAGTTGGGTACTTTTAATCTCCACGCTTCCCTACTTCCTGATTATCGCGGCGCGGCTCCTATCCATTGGGCGGTAATAAACGGTGAAGAGAAAACCGGAGTGACCACCTTCCTCATCGATGAAGAGATTGATACTGGAAATATTCTCTTACAAGCCGAAACGTCTATTGGAGCAAATGAAACCACGGGGGAATTGTACCATCGATTGATGGACCTCGGTAGTCCTCTGGTAGTTGAAACTGTAGATGGACTGTTGAGTGGTAAACTGGAAGGAAAGACACAAAAGCATGTAGATTCTCCGAAGAACGCCCCCAAGTTGTTCCGAGAACATCAGTATGTGCCTTTAAATGATATCGCTGAAGCCGCACATAATCGCGTGCGTGGATTAACTCCCTTCCCTGCTCCTCTTATTGTACTAGAAACCAGTAGTGGCGAACGCATAGAAGCCAAAGTGGCCAATAGTACGTATGAAGAAGGCCAAATAGGTGAATGTGGCACACTGGAATGGCGAAAGAACGAGTTGGCCATTCAGTGCAAAAGTGGACTTCTCATCCTAGGTGAAATCCAATGGCCAGGGAAGAAAAAAATGGGGGTTGCCGACTTCAAAAATGGTTACACAGAGTATTCTGAGTTGAAAGCGCTCTGTACCCCTTGA